In a genomic window of Temperatibacter marinus:
- a CDS encoding ABC transporter ATP-binding protein, with product MSNTTMIELKNVHKSFGPKVVLDGVNLSVNKGESLVIIGGSGTGKSVTLKSIMGLITPDKGQIFVGGENVTHLKPSNRQTLLSKFGMLFQGAALFDSLTVWENVAFALIEAKGMAKHVAQEIAIEKLRRVGLKPDVAFLRPDELSGGMQKRVGLARAIATDPEIIFFDEPTTGLDPIMADVINELIVECVKDLGATTLTITHDMASARKIADHIAMLYEGKIIWKGPVDHIDKSENAHVEQFIHGRADGPIQMQILKA from the coding sequence ATGAGCAATACTACGATGATAGAACTCAAAAATGTTCATAAATCATTTGGCCCCAAAGTGGTATTAGACGGTGTAAATTTATCGGTAAACAAAGGCGAATCCTTAGTCATTATTGGTGGCTCAGGAACGGGGAAATCAGTCACGTTAAAATCTATTATGGGTCTTATTACGCCAGATAAAGGGCAGATTTTTGTGGGCGGAGAGAATGTTACACATTTAAAACCTTCAAATCGACAAACCCTACTTTCTAAATTTGGCATGCTCTTTCAAGGGGCTGCGCTCTTTGATAGTTTAACCGTCTGGGAAAATGTGGCTTTTGCCCTTATTGAAGCCAAAGGAATGGCTAAGCATGTCGCACAGGAAATCGCCATTGAGAAGCTAAGACGCGTCGGTTTAAAACCGGATGTCGCCTTCCTTCGTCCTGATGAATTATCAGGGGGCATGCAAAAACGAGTTGGGCTGGCACGGGCAATAGCAACGGACCCTGAAATTATCTTTTTTGATGAACCGACGACTGGCCTCGATCCCATTATGGCTGATGTCATTAATGAATTAATTGTAGAATGCGTGAAAGACTTAGGGGCTACAACGCTTACTATTACTCATGATATGGCCAGTGCTCGAAAAATAGCTGATCATATTGCCATGCTGTATGAAGGAAAAATTATTTGGAAGGGTCCCGTAGATCACATTGATAAAAGTGAGAATGCCCATGTTGAACAGTTTATCCATGGCCGAGCTGACGGCCCTATTCAAATGCAAATCCTAAAGGCGTAA
- a CDS encoding MlaE family ABC transporter permease, with translation MLNFLKKPNFLQAIGHIIVAAVAEIGRLSLFTWTAITHMIRPPIYGRLIAKQMWLIGYNSLPVVGLTALFTGAALAQQIFVGGSRFNAESVVPGVVVIAIVRELGPVLGGLMVAGRVSSAMAAELGTMRVTEQIDALVTLSTDPFKYLIVPRLIASIITLPILVLVANIIGVLGGFIIGTERLGLASGTYLSVTADFLQQADVISSMVKAAVFGFIIALMGSYHGYNSSGGAAGVGKATTNAVVSAFIAILLANLIITVIVFGGAS, from the coding sequence GTGTTAAACTTCCTTAAAAAACCAAACTTTTTGCAAGCAATTGGGCACATCATTGTGGCTGCTGTTGCTGAAATAGGCCGTCTTTCTCTTTTTACATGGACCGCCATCACACATATGATCCGCCCCCCAATTTATGGCCGCCTCATAGCGAAGCAAATGTGGTTAATAGGCTATAATAGCTTACCCGTTGTAGGCCTGACTGCTCTTTTTACTGGCGCCGCTCTTGCTCAGCAAATTTTTGTTGGGGGCAGTCGATTTAATGCTGAAAGCGTGGTGCCCGGGGTTGTTGTGATCGCAATTGTTCGAGAGCTAGGGCCCGTGCTAGGGGGATTAATGGTTGCCGGTCGAGTTTCATCAGCGATGGCAGCAGAACTTGGTACCATGCGTGTGACGGAACAAATCGATGCGCTGGTCACACTATCGACAGATCCTTTTAAATATTTAATAGTGCCAAGACTAATTGCCAGCATTATAACTTTACCAATTCTTGTCCTCGTCGCAAATATCATTGGTGTGCTGGGTGGCTTTATCATTGGCACAGAGCGATTGGGCCTGGCAAGTGGGACTTATCTATCTGTAACAGCTGACTTTCTTCAACAAGCGGATGTGATTAGCTCGATGGTCAAAGCGGCAGTCTTTGGGTTTATTATCGCCCTTATGGGATCTTATCATGGGTATAATTCCTCTGGCGGCGCAGCGGGGGTCGGTAAAGCAACAACAAATGCAGTAGTCTCTGCCTTCATTGCAATTCTATTAGCGAATTTGATCATAACAGTGATTGTATTCGGGGGGGCGAGCTAA
- a CDS encoding DEAD/DEAH box helicase, with protein sequence MSFEVLGLSEELLSAVSDAGYTKPTEIQAKTIPSALMGRDVLGIAQTGTGKTASFTLPMIDILANGRSRARMPRSLILEPTRELAVQVAENFDNYGKNHKLNHALIMGGVNFGDQEKLLDKGVDVIIATPGRLLDLFERGKFLMTGIEILVIDEADRMLDMGFIPDIEKIFKLITKNHQTLFFSATMAPPIARLTEQFLSDPKKIEVARQNTTAETITQHLVKVDGRKKRAALRNLLEYSKDLQNGIIFCNRKKDVQIVADSLKRHGYSAEALHGDMQQSERTKVLESFKANEIQILVASDVAARGLDVAAVSHVFNFDVPINAEDYVHRIGRTGRAGREGTAYTLAATNKTDAKLVDAIEKLINKKFDQNEDLNALAGDSSKKRSHSKSEQTEQNSSEEDTGSSRHQRRGRSDRHSRNESSRSENNRNENTRSDNRGRGRYGRGRYGRNQRRETMPNSAHFDNPNRKVRTAPDDMPKEPFVGMGKELPTFMAEAAPIHE encoded by the coding sequence ATGAGTTTTGAGGTACTGGGATTAAGTGAAGAGCTCCTGAGCGCTGTATCAGATGCAGGCTACACAAAACCGACCGAAATCCAGGCAAAAACAATTCCAAGCGCTCTTATGGGTAGAGATGTTCTTGGTATCGCACAAACAGGCACAGGAAAGACGGCAAGTTTTACATTGCCTATGATTGATATCCTAGCAAATGGAAGAAGTCGCGCAAGAATGCCGCGCTCCCTAATTCTAGAGCCTACACGCGAGTTAGCTGTTCAAGTCGCAGAGAATTTTGATAATTACGGAAAAAACCACAAGTTAAATCATGCCTTAATCATGGGCGGTGTAAATTTTGGTGATCAAGAAAAGCTTTTAGATAAAGGCGTTGATGTGATTATCGCAACACCAGGAAGATTGCTTGATCTTTTTGAACGTGGCAAATTTCTGATGACAGGCATTGAGATCCTCGTGATTGACGAAGCAGACAGAATGCTGGACATGGGTTTCATTCCTGATATTGAGAAAATCTTCAAATTAATAACAAAAAATCATCAGACACTTTTCTTTTCTGCCACTATGGCTCCGCCCATAGCACGACTGACAGAACAATTTCTTTCGGATCCAAAAAAGATTGAGGTTGCCCGTCAAAATACTACAGCCGAGACTATTACTCAGCATCTCGTGAAAGTTGATGGCCGTAAAAAGAGAGCTGCACTTAGAAACTTACTTGAATATTCTAAAGACCTTCAGAATGGCATTATTTTCTGTAATCGCAAAAAAGATGTTCAAATTGTTGCCGATAGTTTGAAACGTCATGGCTATAGTGCAGAAGCTTTGCACGGAGACATGCAACAATCTGAGCGAACGAAGGTTCTAGAAAGTTTTAAGGCGAATGAAATTCAAATTCTTGTTGCGAGTGATGTTGCAGCTCGAGGTCTTGATGTTGCGGCCGTCAGTCATGTCTTTAACTTTGATGTTCCAATCAATGCTGAAGATTATGTTCATAGAATTGGCCGTACAGGACGGGCTGGGCGTGAAGGCACAGCTTATACGCTTGCCGCAACCAATAAAACCGATGCAAAGCTTGTTGATGCCATTGAAAAGTTGATCAATAAAAAGTTTGATCAAAATGAAGATCTGAATGCTCTTGCTGGAGACAGTTCAAAGAAACGCTCTCACTCTAAGTCAGAACAAACAGAGCAAAATAGCTCTGAGGAAGACACTGGCTCCTCACGTCACCAACGACGGGGTCGCAGTGATCGACACTCAAGAAACGAGTCTTCTCGCTCTGAGAATAATCGTAACGAGAACACACGCAGTGATAACAGAGGTCGAGGCCGCTATGGCCGTGGTCGCTATGGACGTAATCAACGCCGTGAAACGATGCCGAACAGTGCCCATTTTGATAACCCAAATCGGAAGGTGAGGACGGCTCCAGATGATATGCCAAAAGAACCTTTCGTGGGCATGGGGAAAGAATTGCCAACCTTTATGGCAGAAGCAGCCCCTATTCACGAATAG
- a CDS encoding alpha/beta fold hydrolase, with the protein MLKCDTLVFVPGLMGTHLMWEIQEEALKDHMNVIVANTRKDTSIADMATRLLDTVQGNFAICGLSMGGYVALEVLAQASERVSHYALLDTNAHADSEEAKSKREQGIKLSEEGKFEDVVNAFLPTILGERARTDDTILKMLRKQCDDTGMQGFIRQQKAIMGRKNHLDLLAEHSQPSLILCGKEDMLTPPHLHYEMVERLPNSDFQLLGDCGHISSMERPNAVLSALINLMHRT; encoded by the coding sequence ATGCTTAAGTGTGACACTTTAGTTTTCGTACCAGGCCTTATGGGCACGCATCTTATGTGGGAAATTCAAGAAGAGGCCCTTAAAGATCATATGAATGTAATTGTCGCCAATACGCGAAAGGATACTTCCATCGCAGATATGGCCACACGCCTTCTGGATACAGTTCAGGGTAATTTCGCTATTTGCGGCTTATCCATGGGGGGGTATGTAGCCCTAGAGGTTCTCGCTCAGGCTTCAGAACGCGTATCACATTATGCTCTTTTAGACACAAATGCTCATGCCGATAGTGAAGAGGCTAAAAGCAAAAGAGAGCAGGGTATTAAACTGTCTGAAGAAGGGAAGTTCGAGGATGTTGTCAATGCGTTCTTACCGACAATCCTTGGCGAGCGTGCCCGTACTGACGATACAATCCTAAAAATGCTTAGAAAACAATGTGATGATACTGGAATGCAAGGCTTTATTAGGCAACAAAAGGCGATTATGGGCAGAAAAAACCATCTTGATTTGCTTGCTGAACATTCACAACCTTCGTTAATTTTATGTGGAAAAGAAGACATGCTTACACCGCCTCACCTTCATTATGAGATGGTTGAAAGATTACCTAATTCAGACTTTCAACTGCTTGGGGACTGCGGTCATATCTCAAGTATGGAGCGCCCGAATGCTGTTTTGAGTGCTTTGATTAATTTAATGCACCGTACATAA
- a CDS encoding peptide chain release factor 3: MAHEEIIQNRRTFAIIAHPDAGKTTLTEKLLLFGGAIQQAGEVKAKGERRRARSDWMKVEQERGISVASSVMTFNYDQKTFNLLDTPGHEDFSEDTYRTLSAVDSSVMVLDAAKGIETQTRKLFEVCRMRDMPIMTFVNKMDREALDPFHLIDEVEQTLAIDVTPASWPIGMGRDFKGCYDLVNDQLVLFDRGKGDVIQDSIKVEGLEDPKLDELLPEHLVEKLREDVEMVRELCPQFDRQAYLEGTMTPVYFGSAVNTFGVQELLDGLSKSAPSPLPGKAVERKVDPNEKKVTGFVFKIQANMDPKHRDRMAFLRVVSGKFKKGMKLKHVRSGKTMAIHNATLFLAQDREIAEEAFAGDIMGIPNHGNLRIGDTLSESEILRYTGIPSFAPEILQKVRAEDPMKAKHLGRALGQLAEEGAASVFKPYLGSDWVVGVVGALQFDVLADRIRTEYEVPCKFEATTLMTAEWIEGEAREVKKFCDLNRASIAEDHSGAPVYLARNSWHLDKAKEDFPSLKFLKTKEEIS, from the coding sequence ATGGCGCATGAAGAGATTATTCAAAATCGACGGACTTTTGCAATTATTGCTCACCCAGATGCAGGTAAGACGACGCTCACAGAAAAGCTCTTACTTTTTGGCGGTGCTATCCAGCAAGCCGGAGAAGTTAAAGCAAAAGGCGAACGCCGTCGGGCACGTTCTGACTGGATGAAAGTTGAACAGGAACGCGGCATTTCTGTTGCCAGTTCTGTCATGACCTTCAACTATGATCAGAAGACTTTTAATCTGCTTGATACACCTGGCCACGAAGATTTCTCTGAAGATACTTATAGAACACTATCTGCTGTTGATAGTTCTGTTATGGTCTTAGACGCCGCAAAGGGGATTGAGACACAAACTCGCAAACTATTTGAAGTTTGTCGAATGCGCGATATGCCAATCATGACATTTGTGAATAAAATGGACCGAGAGGCTCTTGATCCTTTCCATTTAATTGATGAAGTCGAACAAACTCTTGCAATTGACGTTACCCCGGCATCATGGCCGATTGGAATGGGCCGCGACTTTAAAGGGTGTTATGATTTAGTGAATGATCAGTTGGTTTTGTTTGATCGCGGAAAGGGCGATGTGATTCAAGATAGCATAAAGGTCGAAGGCTTAGAGGACCCAAAGCTGGATGAACTCCTGCCTGAACATCTTGTGGAAAAACTTAGAGAAGATGTTGAAATGGTTAGGGAATTATGCCCTCAATTTGATCGACAAGCCTATCTTGAGGGAACAATGACTCCGGTATATTTTGGCTCTGCGGTCAATACTTTTGGAGTTCAAGAACTTCTTGATGGCCTTTCAAAAAGTGCCCCATCCCCTTTACCGGGAAAAGCTGTGGAAAGAAAAGTTGACCCGAATGAGAAAAAAGTAACAGGCTTTGTTTTTAAAATTCAAGCCAATATGGACCCGAAACATCGAGACCGTATGGCCTTCCTCAGAGTGGTTTCTGGCAAGTTTAAAAAAGGTATGAAACTCAAGCATGTCCGCAGTGGGAAGACCATGGCTATTCACAACGCTACTCTTTTCTTGGCTCAAGACCGTGAGATCGCCGAGGAAGCTTTTGCTGGAGATATCATGGGGATACCGAATCATGGTAATTTAAGAATTGGTGATACATTGTCTGAGAGCGAAATCCTGCGCTATACAGGCATCCCTTCTTTTGCCCCAGAAATTCTACAAAAAGTACGCGCTGAAGATCCAATGAAAGCCAAACATTTGGGGCGTGCTCTTGGTCAGTTAGCCGAAGAAGGGGCTGCAAGTGTATTCAAACCCTACCTTGGTTCAGACTGGGTTGTGGGTGTTGTCGGTGCTTTGCAATTTGACGTTTTAGCTGACCGTATTCGCACAGAATATGAAGTGCCTTGTAAATTTGAGGCGACCACACTGATGACGGCTGAATGGATAGAAGGAGAAGCGAGGGAAGTGAAAAAATTCTGTGACCTCAATCGTGCTTCCATTGCAGAAGATCACTCAGGAGCCCCTGTGTACCTTGCAAGAAATAGTTGGCATTTGGATAAAGCTAAAGAAGATTTTCCAAGTCTTAAGTTTTTGAAAACAAAAGAAGAAATATCTTGA
- a CDS encoding LysE family translocator has product MSIEALIAFTIAMTILCATPGPGFFTIIATSLNKGMPAAFAVLVGITLGDLVYLTIALIGLEFLAQTLGSSFYLAKYAAGAYLFFLGYKAWKAHAQDTTISREGSRQLLKSFFVGLAVTIGNPKVMFFYLALLPTFVNLEDLSNTDITIIISIVVLVTFIVEGFYIVTARKIQEKFSRESTSTLPNKITGSLLMLAGLAVALQN; this is encoded by the coding sequence ATGAGTATAGAAGCGTTAATTGCTTTCACAATTGCAATGACAATCCTATGTGCAACACCTGGCCCTGGATTTTTCACGATCATTGCAACATCCCTAAACAAGGGTATGCCCGCAGCTTTTGCCGTTCTCGTGGGTATTACACTAGGTGATCTGGTCTATTTAACTATTGCTTTGATCGGCTTAGAATTTCTGGCTCAGACGTTAGGATCTTCTTTTTATTTAGCTAAATATGCAGCTGGCGCTTATTTATTTTTCTTAGGATATAAAGCTTGGAAAGCTCACGCTCAGGATACGACAATTAGCAGAGAAGGTTCTAGACAACTCCTAAAAAGCTTTTTTGTAGGTTTAGCTGTAACGATTGGAAACCCAAAAGTAATGTTCTTTTATTTAGCTTTGCTGCCAACTTTTGTAAATTTGGAAGACCTGAGCAATACCGACATTACCATCATCATTTCAATCGTTGTCCTTGTTACCTTTATTGTTGAAGGGTTCTACATCGTGACAGCCAGAAAGATACAAGAAAAATTCAGCCGGGAAAGTACCTCGACTTTACCCAATAAAATTACGGGCAGTTTGCTAATGCTCGCAGGCCTTGCAGTCGCTCTACAAAACTAA
- a CDS encoding VOC family protein — MTETGKVTGIGGLFFKTDDVDGTKEWYRRVLGIQEDQPGYGILFPYDQDKDGLKAYSVFSLFKSDTDYLKPGTQEFMLNFRVSNLENLIEKIKAQNVDVEGPVAEEGCGKFAWIVDPNGIKLELWEQ, encoded by the coding sequence ATGACTGAGACAGGTAAAGTAACTGGAATTGGTGGGTTATTCTTTAAAACGGATGATGTTGACGGCACAAAAGAATGGTATCGTCGTGTACTTGGTATTCAGGAAGACCAGCCGGGATATGGTATCTTATTCCCGTATGATCAAGATAAAGATGGCCTAAAAGCCTATAGCGTCTTCAGTTTGTTTAAATCAGACACTGACTATCTGAAACCTGGTACACAAGAGTTTATGTTAAATTTCCGCGTTAGCAATCTTGAAAATCTCATAGAAAAAATTAAAGCCCAGAATGTAGATGTAGAAGGTCCCGTGGCTGAAGAAGGCTGCGGAAAATTTGCCTGGATCGTAGATCCGAATGGCATAAAACTTGAACTCTGGGAACAATAA
- a CDS encoding SMP-30/gluconolactonase/LRE family protein, which yields MIKKSLFACIVLIVIFIFYPSPIEPASWKAPVDQGLTGEFSPNNKLQSSIVIPLPFGEGPEDLALDREGRIYGGLQDGRIVRTTSSDDYTIEEFVILEGGRPLGLHFDSKGHLIVADAFLGLLSISPTKEITVLSTSAGGLPYKFVDDLDIDSKGMIYFSDASYKYDQHEYKLDLLEMKPNGRLIAYNPKTSTAHVLKDNLYFANGIALSQNEDFVLVNETWQYRITRVWLKGEKAGQSDVFIDNLPGFNDGISSNRQGTFWLALASARKENVDAMQENIFLKKIISKLPNFMQPKPIYQGIVIGLNEEGQVTHNYQDYDGAKVYMVTSVQQEGNKLLLGSLEAPQMVIYELNETK from the coding sequence ATGATTAAGAAGAGTTTGTTTGCTTGTATTGTCCTCATCGTTATATTCATTTTTTATCCGTCTCCTATTGAGCCAGCTTCGTGGAAAGCACCTGTGGATCAAGGTCTTACGGGTGAGTTTAGCCCGAATAATAAATTGCAGTCTAGTATAGTCATTCCCTTGCCTTTCGGCGAAGGCCCGGAAGACTTAGCATTGGATCGGGAAGGAAGGATCTACGGGGGACTACAAGACGGGCGTATAGTCAGAACGACATCTTCAGACGATTATACGATTGAAGAATTTGTCATACTGGAAGGCGGGCGCCCACTGGGCCTTCATTTTGATTCTAAGGGCCATTTAATTGTCGCAGATGCCTTTCTAGGTTTGTTAAGTATATCTCCTACAAAAGAAATCACGGTTCTCAGCACTTCTGCCGGCGGCCTTCCTTATAAATTTGTTGATGATCTAGACATAGATTCAAAGGGGATGATCTATTTTTCGGATGCCAGTTATAAATATGATCAACATGAATATAAACTGGATTTGCTGGAAATGAAGCCAAATGGTCGATTAATTGCGTATAATCCAAAAACATCAACGGCTCATGTTTTAAAGGATAATCTATATTTTGCTAATGGTATTGCCTTGAGCCAAAATGAAGATTTTGTTTTGGTGAATGAAACTTGGCAATATAGAATTACACGGGTATGGCTAAAAGGTGAGAAGGCTGGGCAAAGTGATGTTTTCATCGATAATTTACCAGGCTTTAATGACGGAATTAGCAGCAATCGGCAGGGAACATTTTGGCTTGCTCTAGCATCGGCTAGAAAAGAAAATGTAGATGCCATGCAGGAAAATATCTTTTTGAAAAAGATTATTTCCAAATTACCGAATTTCATGCAACCGAAACCAATTTATCAGGGGATCGTCATTGGATTGAATGAAGAAGGCCAAGTAACCCATAACTATCAAGATTATGACGGAGCAAAGGTTTATATGGTTACTTCCGTTCAACAAGAAGGAAATAAATTACTGTTAGGCAGTCTCGAAGCACCTCAAATGGTCATCTATGAGTTAAACGAGACGAAATAA
- the fliP gene encoding flagellar type III secretion system pore protein FliP (The bacterial flagellar biogenesis protein FliP forms a type III secretion system (T3SS)-type pore required for flagellar assembly.) — translation MIRTLFAHKYFKKSLIIVSALAFPIVMLMAAPVAAQELTLSMGDGETVSGRVVQLLMLMTVLSLAPSILIMMTSFTRFVIVFSLLRSAMGVQQTPPNMVMVSLALFLTFFVMQPTFDEAWETAINPMINEQIEEDEAYNRIQVPFKKFMLAQVRDKDIILFLDLRGQESPENAMDIDITTLVPAFMISEVRRAFEIGFLLYIPFIVIDMVVASILMSMGMMMLPPIMIALPFKIIFFVLVDGWNMLVGTLVRSFGAPIIPGSG, via the coding sequence ATGATACGAACTCTTTTCGCCCATAAATATTTCAAGAAATCGCTCATCATCGTGAGTGCTCTTGCTTTTCCAATTGTCATGCTTATGGCGGCACCTGTAGCCGCGCAGGAATTGACTTTGAGTATGGGGGACGGGGAAACTGTTAGCGGTAGAGTTGTCCAGCTTCTTATGTTGATGACTGTTCTTTCACTCGCGCCATCTATCCTTATCATGATGACCAGTTTTACGCGGTTTGTAATCGTCTTTTCCTTGTTAAGAAGTGCGATGGGGGTGCAGCAAACACCGCCAAACATGGTTATGGTCTCTCTCGCTTTATTTTTAACATTCTTCGTGATGCAGCCAACTTTTGATGAAGCATGGGAAACAGCAATCAATCCCATGATTAATGAACAAATTGAAGAAGACGAAGCCTATAATCGCATTCAAGTGCCCTTTAAGAAGTTCATGCTGGCACAAGTCAGAGATAAAGACATTATTCTATTTTTAGATCTACGCGGACAAGAATCGCCTGAAAATGCGATGGATATTGACATTACAACCTTAGTCCCCGCCTTTATGATTAGTGAAGTTAGGCGTGCATTTGAGATTGGCTTTTTGCTCTACATCCCCTTCATTGTGATTGATATGGTCGTGGCATCCATACTTATGTCTATGGGTATGATGATGCTCCCCCCCATCATGATCGCCCTGCCCTTTAAAATTATCTTTTTTGTATTAGTGGATGGGTGGAACATGCTGGTCGGCACACTTGTTCGGTCTTTCGGTGCCCCCATCATACCTGGGAGTGGTTGA
- a CDS encoding flagellar biosynthetic protein FliO — protein sequence METDILFALTGLIVILIVMYLLAWLLKRSGLMTGQLGSKEATIVIKETKFIDGRNRLHVVEWYNKRYLISSGANGCSLIGVDCDVTPEKSSLDFQQELTDSGLDYKSDQKN from the coding sequence ATGGAAACTGATATTTTATTTGCCCTAACAGGCCTTATAGTCATTCTGATAGTCATGTATCTTCTTGCTTGGCTCCTCAAGAGGTCTGGTTTAATGACTGGCCAATTAGGGAGTAAGGAAGCCACTATTGTCATCAAAGAGACAAAATTTATTGATGGCCGTAATCGGCTGCATGTGGTGGAGTGGTATAATAAGCGATATCTCATAAGTTCTGGCGCTAACGGATGTTCGTTAATCGGCGTGGATTGTGACGTCACTCCAGAGAAGTCCTCACTTGATTTTCAGCAAGAACTAACAGATAGTGGCCTTGACTATAAATCTGATCAAAAGAATTAG
- a CDS encoding EscU/YscU/HrcU family type III secretion system export apparatus switch protein yields the protein MSLVSLALMPKSRHYLFMTEKNYHTKEDILKRKAVALKDSDRDTMRPDIVAKGRGFLAERILDIAFDKDVKVRQDKALTDILDVYDVNSPIPLEALIPVSRILEYVYQANALKRKEAEKKNRDI from the coding sequence ATGTCCCTAGTTTCCCTTGCATTGATGCCCAAATCTCGTCATTATTTATTCATGACAGAAAAAAATTATCATACAAAAGAAGATATTTTAAAGCGCAAAGCCGTTGCATTAAAAGACAGTGACCGTGACACTATGCGGCCTGATATTGTAGCCAAAGGCCGTGGATTTTTGGCGGAGCGTATTCTCGATATTGCTTTTGATAAAGATGTAAAAGTAAGACAAGACAAAGCTTTAACGGATATCCTTGATGTCTATGATGTGAATAGTCCAATCCCACTTGAGGCATTAATTCCTGTTTCAAGAATTTTGGAATATGTCTATCAAGCAAATGCACTTAAGCGCAAAGAAGCAGAAAAGAAAAATAGAGATATATAA
- the flgB gene encoding flagellar basal body rod protein FlgB, with product MVDYSTLPMLTALKDKMRWLNANQRVISENIAHADTPGYRAKEIAEQDFSGLVDSLSGNKTASASSFKLAGSDPGHIGQRAQSNGSYVVNEQKGNEESPTGNSVVLEEEMIKLADNQMQYGMASRLYKKNVALIKAALGKSGR from the coding sequence ATGGTTGATTATTCTACCTTGCCTATGCTGACAGCATTAAAAGATAAAATGCGGTGGTTAAACGCCAATCAGAGAGTGATATCTGAAAATATTGCTCACGCAGATACACCAGGTTATAGAGCGAAAGAAATAGCAGAGCAGGACTTTTCTGGATTGGTAGACAGTTTGTCTGGCAATAAAACGGCTTCAGCCTCTAGTTTTAAGCTTGCAGGGTCAGACCCCGGTCATATTGGACAAAGAGCCCAATCGAATGGTTCTTATGTTGTGAATGAGCAAAAGGGTAACGAAGAAAGTCCAACGGGTAATAGCGTTGTTCTTGAGGAAGAAATGATTAAGTTGGCAGACAATCAAATGCAATATGGTATGGCATCTCGATTATACAAGAAAAATGTTGCGCTGATTAAGGCTGCTTTAGGTAAATCTGGAAGATAG
- the flgC gene encoding flagellar basal body rod protein FlgC translates to MDLMKSMLISAAGMRAQSSRMRVISENIANQNSTATTPGGEPYRRKIINFSNELNRELGVNQVMANKISFDDKAFGKNYDPGNPAADAEGYVLKSNVNGLIEMMDMRQAQRTYQSNLNAIEASRRMASMTLELLR, encoded by the coding sequence ATGGATTTAATGAAATCAATGTTAATTTCAGCTGCTGGCATGAGAGCCCAGTCTTCTCGTATGCGGGTTATTTCTGAAAATATAGCCAACCAAAATTCTACCGCAACAACACCAGGCGGTGAACCCTATCGTCGTAAAATCATTAATTTCTCTAACGAACTAAATCGTGAACTTGGTGTTAATCAAGTGATGGCGAATAAGATTTCCTTTGATGATAAAGCTTTTGGTAAAAATTACGATCCGGGCAATCCAGCAGCGGATGCAGAAGGCTATGTCTTAAAATCAAATGTGAATGGGTTGATTGAAATGATGGATATGCGCCAAGCACAGCGCACCTATCAATCTAATTTGAATGCTATTGAAGCCAGTCGCAGGATGGCCTCAATGACTCTTGAACTCTTAAGATAA
- a CDS encoding flagellar hook-basal body complex protein FliE, which translates to MSIKSLDAATAYAQALKSNDKIGGISGVKGADPFATSQSDSSAFSNLIEDAIGDVSDATKASELTGAKAIANQADMVDVVTAASNAELVVSTMTAVRDKVISSYNEIIKMPI; encoded by the coding sequence ATGTCTATAAAATCTTTAGATGCTGCTACTGCTTATGCACAGGCCCTAAAATCAAATGATAAAATTGGTGGTATCTCAGGCGTGAAAGGGGCGGATCCTTTTGCCACTTCCCAGTCCGACAGTTCTGCTTTTTCTAACCTGATTGAAGATGCCATTGGCGACGTTTCTGATGCAACGAAAGCATCAGAGTTAACAGGGGCTAAAGCCATTGCTAATCAGGCAGATATGGTCGATGTTGTCACCGCAGCGTCGAATGCTGAACTTGTGGTATCCACCATGACGGCTGTTCGAGATAAAGTGATTTCTTCCTATAATGAAATTATTAAAATGCCGATCTAA